A part of Deinococcus aerolatus genomic DNA contains:
- a CDS encoding YifB family Mg chelatase-like AAA ATPase, with protein MLARARSVALIGVDAVPVEVEVDVSPGLPAFTVVGLPDQAVSEARERVRAAVRNAGLPFPAARITVNLAPADLRKEGPLYDLPIALGLLAAQDLLPARALDGLLSAGELALDGSLRPIAGAVNLALLASSLGLPALLPAGNAPEAALIDGLTVYGARTLLEAVAHLSGRAALPPTPAPEAADDWGLHPDLADLKGQAAARRALEIALAGGHNLLLIGSPGSGKTMLARRAPGLLPPLTRSEALEVTRIHSAAGTLNLRGGLNLAAPYRSPHHTVSDAGLIGGGSVPRPGEVSLAHRGILFLDEFPEFSRKALETLRQPLEDGTVTISRARATVEYPARFQLIGAMNPCPCGHLGDPEKGCSCTASERARYAARISGPLLDRLDLVCRVPRLTVDELTRAPEPEASAPVRARVTAARDRMLDRQGSRNADLAGQALRKYAPLAPGPETFIRAAARQLGLTGRGFDRVLRVARTVADLAGEPDVREMHLAEAVTYRPRELG; from the coding sequence ATGCTGGCCCGCGCCCGCAGCGTGGCCCTGATCGGTGTGGACGCTGTTCCCGTGGAAGTCGAGGTGGACGTTTCACCGGGCCTCCCCGCGTTCACCGTGGTTGGCCTGCCGGATCAGGCGGTCAGCGAGGCCCGCGAGCGGGTGCGGGCGGCGGTGCGCAACGCCGGGCTGCCGTTTCCGGCGGCGCGCATCACGGTCAATCTGGCCCCGGCCGACCTGCGCAAGGAGGGACCGCTGTACGACCTGCCCATCGCGCTGGGGCTGCTGGCCGCGCAGGACCTGCTGCCCGCACGGGCGCTGGACGGCCTGCTCTCGGCCGGCGAACTGGCGCTGGACGGCAGCCTGCGGCCCATCGCCGGGGCCGTCAATCTGGCCCTGCTGGCGTCGTCGCTGGGCCTGCCCGCCCTGTTGCCTGCCGGCAACGCGCCCGAAGCCGCCCTGATTGACGGCCTGACCGTCTACGGCGCGCGGACCCTGCTGGAGGCGGTGGCACACCTGAGTGGCCGCGCCGCACTGCCCCCCACCCCGGCCCCCGAGGCGGCGGACGACTGGGGTCTGCACCCCGATCTGGCGGACCTCAAGGGACAGGCGGCGGCGCGGCGGGCCCTGGAAATCGCGCTGGCCGGGGGGCACAACCTGCTGCTCATCGGCTCGCCGGGCAGCGGCAAGACCATGCTGGCCCGCCGCGCGCCGGGGCTGCTGCCGCCGCTAACCCGCAGCGAGGCGCTGGAGGTCACGCGCATCCACTCAGCGGCCGGCACGCTGAACCTGCGCGGCGGCCTGAATCTGGCGGCCCCCTACAGAAGTCCCCACCACACCGTCTCGGACGCGGGATTGATTGGCGGGGGCAGCGTTCCCCGCCCCGGCGAGGTGAGCCTGGCCCACCGGGGCATCCTGTTTCTCGACGAGTTTCCCGAGTTCAGCCGCAAGGCCCTGGAAACCCTGCGCCAGCCGCTGGAAGACGGCACGGTGACCATCAGCCGGGCGCGGGCCACGGTGGAGTATCCGGCGCGTTTTCAGCTGATCGGGGCCATGAACCCCTGCCCCTGCGGGCACCTGGGCGACCCGGAGAAAGGCTGCAGTTGCACCGCCTCCGAGCGGGCGCGCTACGCCGCCCGAATCAGCGGGCCACTGCTGGACCGGCTGGACCTCGTGTGCCGGGTGCCCCGGCTGACGGTGGACGAGCTCACCCGCGCGCCGGAGCCGGAAGCCTCGGCCCCGGTGCGTGCGCGTGTCACGGCGGCGCGGGACCGGATGCTGGACCGGCAGGGTAGCCGCAACGCCGATCTGGCCGGACAGGCCCTCCGGAAGTACGCGCCGCTGGCTCCCGGCCCCGAAACCTTCATCCGGGCGGCGGCGCGGCAGTTGGGCCTGACCGGTCGCGGTTTTGACCGCGTGTTGCGGGTGGCCCGCACGGTGGCCGACCTGGCCGGTGAACCCGACGTGCGCGAAATGCATCTGGCCGAGGCAGTGACATACCGCCCGCGCGAACTGGGCTGA
- the tatA gene encoding Sec-independent protein translocase subunit TatA/TatB, producing the protein MPNIGPAELIVILIVALVVFGPRKLPELGKSLGAGLREFRKSTQGLKDELDVGLNDRSAQAAPTQTIHATVPAQPVSAAAVTPQTQPAEGGTEPVTGTVHLDKEKEPVQG; encoded by the coding sequence ATGCCCAACATCGGCCCCGCAGAACTGATCGTGATCCTGATCGTCGCCCTGGTGGTGTTCGGTCCCCGCAAGCTGCCTGAACTGGGCAAGAGCCTGGGCGCCGGCCTGCGCGAGTTCCGCAAGAGCACCCAGGGCCTCAAGGACGAGCTGGACGTCGGCCTGAACGACCGAAGTGCCCAGGCCGCCCCGACGCAGACCATCCACGCCACGGTGCCTGCGCAGCCCGTGAGCGCCGCCGCTGTGACCCCGCAGACCCAGCCCGCCGAAGGGGGCACCGAGCCCGTGACCGGAACAGTTCACCTGGACAAGGAGAAGGAACCGGTCCAGGGCTGA